From Micromonospora rifamycinica, a single genomic window includes:
- a CDS encoding MFS transporter has translation MTGSRFPRRGNAAHRIYSVVVFVVLASLDNVAIGLVPPLYGPISGALGVPQRMLGLVTAVSFLVSAVAAVGWAYVGDRGNRKPLLMVGTLVWAAGTGGSAFATGFPTFLAAQLVAAVGLGAVGSVGFSVVTDLISPRRRGLVMSFWGLSQGVGTLAGTLTGGLLGAADWRRPFLLLTVVGLAATVAYLLTYDIRRGQSEPELAGAIDAGVEYDYRITRADLPRILGRRTNRWLILQGLTAQAAFGSLVWLPVLFAERAQGQGYSAATAVVVGSVFATLFQLGGVFSIVGGLVGDALQRRTPRGRALVAAVGVLAALPFYLVLFFVPIRIDVPDGGGTGAVVGAVLASVVTEPTVGLSLLTALVALALTSANSPNWFALIADVNPPEHRGTVYSLGNLVNGVGRAAGNGLVGAVFHSLRAAFPPPLNYAVGLAAFQLFFIPTGLMYWLASRTSPHDIAAVRDLLHDRADRR, from the coding sequence ATGACCGGTAGCAGGTTCCCCCGGCGCGGGAACGCGGCGCACCGCATCTACAGCGTCGTGGTGTTCGTGGTGCTCGCCTCGCTGGACAACGTGGCGATCGGCCTGGTGCCCCCGTTGTACGGGCCGATCTCCGGGGCGCTGGGGGTGCCGCAGCGGATGCTCGGCCTGGTCACGGCGGTGAGCTTCCTGGTCAGCGCGGTCGCGGCGGTGGGCTGGGCGTACGTCGGCGACCGGGGCAACCGCAAGCCGCTGCTGATGGTGGGCACGCTGGTCTGGGCGGCGGGCACCGGTGGCAGCGCGTTCGCCACCGGGTTCCCGACCTTCCTCGCCGCGCAACTGGTCGCCGCGGTCGGGTTGGGCGCGGTCGGCTCGGTCGGGTTCTCCGTGGTCACCGACCTGATCTCGCCGCGTCGCCGGGGCCTGGTGATGAGCTTCTGGGGGCTGTCCCAGGGGGTCGGCACCCTGGCCGGCACGCTCACCGGCGGGCTGCTCGGTGCCGCCGACTGGCGACGCCCGTTCCTGCTGCTCACCGTGGTCGGCCTGGCCGCCACGGTGGCCTACCTGCTGACGTACGACATCCGGCGCGGGCAGAGCGAGCCGGAGCTGGCCGGGGCGATCGACGCCGGCGTCGAGTACGACTACCGGATCACCCGGGCCGACCTGCCGCGCATCCTGGGCCGGCGGACCAACCGGTGGCTGATCCTCCAGGGGCTCACCGCGCAGGCGGCGTTCGGCTCGCTGGTGTGGCTGCCGGTGCTGTTCGCCGAGCGGGCGCAGGGGCAGGGCTACTCGGCGGCGACGGCGGTCGTGGTGGGCAGCGTCTTCGCCACCCTCTTCCAGCTCGGCGGGGTGTTCTCCATCGTCGGCGGGCTGGTCGGGGACGCGCTGCAACGGCGTACCCCGAGGGGCCGGGCGCTGGTCGCGGCGGTGGGTGTGCTCGCGGCGCTGCCGTTCTACCTGGTGCTGTTCTTCGTGCCGATCCGGATCGACGTGCCCGACGGCGGCGGCACCGGCGCGGTGGTGGGTGCCGTGCTGGCCAGCGTGGTGACCGAGCCGACGGTCGGGCTGAGCCTGCTGACCGCCCTGGTGGCGTTGGCGCTGACCTCGGCGAACTCGCCGAACTGGTTCGCTCTGATCGCCGACGTCAACCCGCCGGAGCACCGGGGCACCGTGTACAGCCTGGGCAACCTGGTGAACGGGGTCGGCCGGGCGGCCGGCAACGGGCTGGTCGGGGCGGTCTTCCACAGCCTGCGGGCGGCCTTCCCGCCGCCGCTCAACTACGCCGTCGGGCTGGCGGCGTTCCAGCTCTTCTTCATCCCCACCGGGCTGATGTACTGGCTGGCCTCCCGCACCTCGCCGCACGACATCGCGGCGGTACGCGACCTGCTGCACGACCGCGCCGACCGCCGCTGA
- a CDS encoding glycoside hydrolase family 13 protein: MNTDARQQDQSVGVPPGWWTEAVIYQIYPRSFADSDGDGIGDLPGITARLGHLAELGVDAVWLSPFYPSPQADAGYDVADYRDVDPLFGSLADADTLIAEARAKGLKVIVDLVPNHTSSAHRWFQAAVAAAPGSPERDRYVFRDGLGPDGAEPPNDWQSVFGGPAWTRLVEPDGRPGQWYLHLFDTAQPDLNWDNPEIRAEFLDVLRFWLDRGVDGFRVDVAHGLIKQADLANWEEPQEILSGNEADKPRPPMWDQDGVHEIYRDWRRVLDSYDGDRILVAEAWVEPAERIARYVRPDEMHQAFNFEYLLAAWTAPAQYAVITRSLEATDAVGAPTTWVLSNHDVIRHASRMGLSAKGGRPNGIGIGDPQPDAALGLRRARAATLLMLALPGSAYLYQGEELGLPEHTTLPDEARQDPTWERSGHTQRGRDGCRVPIPWEADAPSYGFGPTDASWLPQPSLWAEYALDRQQGVAGSTYETYRTALRLRREHGLGRGTLEWLSSGDETLVFRNGGLTVLTNFGAAAVPPPAGELLHGSAPLDADGRVPTDVTVWVRH, from the coding sequence CTGAACACCGACGCGAGGCAGCAGGACCAGTCCGTGGGCGTGCCCCCCGGATGGTGGACCGAGGCCGTCATCTACCAGATCTACCCGCGTTCCTTCGCCGACTCCGACGGCGACGGCATCGGTGACCTGCCCGGCATCACGGCCCGGTTGGGCCACCTGGCCGAGCTGGGCGTCGACGCCGTCTGGCTGTCGCCGTTCTACCCGTCGCCGCAGGCCGACGCCGGGTACGACGTCGCCGACTACCGCGACGTCGACCCGCTGTTCGGGAGCCTGGCGGACGCCGACACGCTGATCGCCGAGGCCCGGGCCAAGGGGTTGAAGGTCATCGTCGACCTGGTGCCCAACCACACCTCGTCGGCGCACCGGTGGTTCCAGGCCGCCGTCGCCGCCGCCCCCGGCAGCCCGGAACGGGACCGGTACGTCTTCCGCGACGGCCTCGGCCCGGACGGCGCGGAACCGCCGAACGACTGGCAGAGCGTCTTCGGCGGTCCCGCCTGGACCCGGCTCGTCGAGCCCGACGGCCGGCCCGGCCAGTGGTACCTGCACCTGTTCGACACCGCCCAGCCGGACCTCAACTGGGACAACCCGGAGATCCGCGCCGAGTTCCTCGACGTGCTCCGGTTCTGGCTGGACCGGGGCGTCGACGGCTTCCGGGTGGACGTGGCGCACGGCCTGATCAAGCAGGCCGACCTGGCCAACTGGGAGGAGCCGCAGGAGATCCTCTCCGGCAACGAGGCGGACAAGCCCCGCCCGCCCATGTGGGACCAGGACGGCGTGCACGAGATCTACCGGGACTGGCGGCGGGTGCTGGACTCCTACGACGGCGACCGGATCCTGGTCGCCGAGGCGTGGGTGGAGCCGGCCGAGCGGATCGCCCGCTACGTCCGCCCCGACGAGATGCACCAGGCGTTCAACTTCGAGTACCTGCTCGCCGCGTGGACGGCCCCCGCCCAGTACGCGGTGATCACCCGCTCGCTGGAGGCCACCGACGCCGTCGGCGCCCCCACCACCTGGGTGCTCTCCAACCACGACGTCATCCGGCACGCCTCCCGGATGGGCCTGTCGGCCAAGGGCGGCCGACCCAACGGCATCGGCATCGGCGACCCGCAGCCGGACGCCGCGCTGGGCCTGCGCCGGGCCAGGGCGGCCACCCTGCTGATGCTGGCCCTGCCCGGCTCGGCCTACCTCTACCAGGGCGAGGAGCTGGGGCTCCCCGAGCACACCACGCTGCCCGACGAGGCCCGGCAGGACCCGACCTGGGAACGCAGCGGCCACACCCAGCGCGGCCGGGACGGCTGCCGGGTGCCGATCCCGTGGGAGGCCGACGCCCCGTCGTACGGCTTCGGCCCGACCGACGCCAGCTGGCTGCCGCAGCCGTCCCTGTGGGCCGAGTACGCGCTGGACCGGCAGCAGGGGGTGGCCGGCTCGACCTATGAGACGTACCGCACCGCGTTGCGGCTGCGCCGCGAGCACGGCCTGGGGCGGGGCACCCTGGAATGGCTCTCCTCCGGCGACGAGACGCTGGTCTTCCGCAACGGCGGGCTGACCGTGCTGACCAACTTCGGCGCCGCCGCGGTGCCGCCGCCGGCCGGGGAGCTGCTGCACGGCAGCGCCCCGCTGGACGCCGACGGCCGGGTGCCCACCGACGTGACGGTCTGGGTCCGCCACTGA